The sequence tattaacaaaattaaaaaatattaattgaaagtGAACGGTTGCTTTGGGACCAGCTTTAGtcataaaacttaattaaatcgCGTGATTTACAtgttaaataaacaacttaCCGACAGCTTGCacgtgttaaaatatttcagtgCCATGACATGTATAAAAATCGTGTATTTGAGCtcagtttaaaaatagaaatatatttaaaattctatttattcataataaagataaataatctACAtctaaatagaatataaacaaattcaaacacTTTTGTTTAATTAGGGAAAATTTCTTTggtaattatagaaataaaattgtaaatgaataatacgcattatatttgtaaaattccGTACGAACATAGATTCAACCGCTAAATTATGGCAAATTTCTTACCATAGCATCGTGTCGAAACTTGTTGACTTGGTTTGGCGTTAATTAAATATGTGTGCtctaatttctaatttctatgaaaaatatttaattccgcAATATTATATTGACGTGTCATCACAGCCGTCCTCGTTGTTAAGCGTGTATTGCTCTAAATGATTTATGTTATGTATTGTTTACTATTTGATAATGTCGGGTTACACGTGCCCCTGGCCTTGTGAACTTTAATTATGGAGAGCAAAATCGTATTCCATTTTCggaatttataagtaaaaactattaacgagaatataaaatatttaaagaacaaAAGCAGCAAtttaaagtcaataaaaaaaagataaaatatgtgTCCAAGTTCGTCGGAGGACATACCTAACGCCCCGTCATTGTTTGTCCAATTTTTTTCTGGTATTTTAGGTACCAATAAGAACAATTCAAGTTTTTATTGACTTTTAGTATCTTTTTTTCAGGCTTTTATGTCGTTTGGCGTTTTCATGATGACGCTGGGCGCAGGCGCGACCTCGGGCATAGCCGCTATTCTCATACCTCAATTGAAACATGGCAAGGGGAAACATAAATTTTCCGTGGAACTGGTATCATGGGTAGGTAcgtgttataattttgtttactttggaTGATATCGTTTtagtaaattatcattttactaattataattatttttttcagctGCGATATCTTGTTTGGCTTTATTCTTCGGTAACTTGATATCCGGATATTTAATGGAAAGATTTGGAAGACGAAGATCAATGTTGGCGTTATCTATTTTCTTCATACTCGGCTGGGCTATCATCGGTTTTGCAAACGATTTAATATCTTTGATTCTTATTGGAAGATTTATCACCGGGATATGCCAGGGTTGGCTCGGCCCGCTCGGACCAGTCTTCGTTGGAGAAATCAGCTCGCCTATATATAGAGGCTTCTTTTTAGCTTCCTTATCGTTGAGTATAGCTGTTGGTGTGTTCTTATCACATTTATTTGGAACAATTCTACACTGGAGCTACGCATCACTTTTATGTGGACTATTTCCATTGATTGGTGGGATCATGGTCTTCAATGTACCAGAGTCACCTGCCTGGCTGGCATCAAGAAACAGAATTGACGATTGTATTGCCTCTTTCAAATGGTATAGAGGAGCAAGTGCTGCTATGAAGAATGAACTGGATAAAATGTTGGCTGAGCAAACAAAGAAAGACAAGACTAGGGGCAAGATTGAAATGTTGAGAGAGAATATAAAGAAACCGGAATTTTACAAACCGTTAGCCATCATGACGGTATTTTTTGCGACCACGCAACTCTCAGGAGTAAATGTGATATGTGCGTATACGACAGACATGATGAAAGTGTTAATTGGTAATAGTTCAAGCCGGTCTCACGAATATGTTGCTATGTtaagtatagatattttaagATGTGTATCATTAGCAATAGCCTGTGTTTTGTTAAGGAAATCTGGTAGAAGACCGATGGCGTTGTTCAGTGGCACGTGTACGTGTATATCTTTGATCGGTTTAGccttgtatttgtatttattagaaaacGGAACGATACATCACAAGTCAGCCATCGTTTCATTAGGATTGATGGCGTTTTATATAACAGTTTCTCATTTGGGTATAGCTCCACTTCCATGGAATATGGTTGGTGAACTGTTTGCAGTGGAAACCAAAGGTTTGGGTTCTGGTGTAAGTGTGATGATGACATCCATAGCATTCTTTGGAACAGTAAAAACGGCCCCCGCTATGTTCGAGAGCATAGGCCATCATGGCGCTTACTTATTTTACGGTGTGTCCACATTGTGTGGTACGATATTCTTATACTTCTTCCTACCAGAGACGAAGAATAAAACTCTATTACAAATAGAAGAATATTTCAGATATGGCAAGAAAAAGCCGATGAATAACATTAAAGACGATAATCATGTATGAAAAGGGA is a genomic window of Manduca sexta isolate Smith_Timp_Sample1 chromosome 22, JHU_Msex_v1.0, whole genome shotgun sequence containing:
- the LOC115443979 gene encoding facilitated trehalose transporter Tret1 isoform X2; the protein is MAAISCLALFFGNLISGYLMERFGRRRSMLALSIFFILGWAIIGFANDLISLILIGRFITGICQGWLGPLGPVFVGEISSPIYRGFFLASLSLSIAVGVFLSHLFGTILHWSYASLLCGLFPLIGGIMVFNVPESPAWLASRNRIDDCIASFKWYRGASAAMKNELDKMLAEQTKKDKTRGKIEMLRENIKKPEFYKPLAIMTVFFATTQLSGVNVICAYTTDMMKVLIGNSSSRSHEYVAMLSIDILRCVSLAIACVLLRKSGRRPMALFSGTCTCISLIGLALYLYLLENGTIHHKSAIVSLGLMAFYITVSHLGIAPLPWNMVGELFAVETKGLGSGVSVMMTSIAFFGTVKTAPAMFESIGHHGAYLFYGVSTLCGTIFLYFFLPETKNKTLLQIEEYFRYGKKKPMNNIKDDNHV
- the LOC115443979 gene encoding facilitated trehalose transporter Tret1 isoform X1 gives rise to the protein MYDAVSRHHFEMDDGRVPELEKINKNDTEKENENKDDYNSDNSPSPFRRQAFMSFGVFMMTLGAGATSGIAAILIPQLKHGKGKHKFSVELVSWVAAISCLALFFGNLISGYLMERFGRRRSMLALSIFFILGWAIIGFANDLISLILIGRFITGICQGWLGPLGPVFVGEISSPIYRGFFLASLSLSIAVGVFLSHLFGTILHWSYASLLCGLFPLIGGIMVFNVPESPAWLASRNRIDDCIASFKWYRGASAAMKNELDKMLAEQTKKDKTRGKIEMLRENIKKPEFYKPLAIMTVFFATTQLSGVNVICAYTTDMMKVLIGNSSSRSHEYVAMLSIDILRCVSLAIACVLLRKSGRRPMALFSGTCTCISLIGLALYLYLLENGTIHHKSAIVSLGLMAFYITVSHLGIAPLPWNMVGELFAVETKGLGSGVSVMMTSIAFFGTVKTAPAMFESIGHHGAYLFYGVSTLCGTIFLYFFLPETKNKTLLQIEEYFRYGKKKPMNNIKDDNHV